A single window of Micrococcaceae bacterium Sec5.1 DNA harbors:
- a CDS encoding alpha/beta fold hydrolase — MLSYRLALPESPATAVVIAIHGLMESAECLEAARPHWISQQWAALTMDLRGHGSSPRWSEQELREHPGDVMVRDVLDLLELEELQDVAQLPALYYGHSAGGGVAAAVAASALKRTPAGFRPAGVLLEDPFWRLPVTRLQDRDVAEAAYAHLVDVQSRTPEERVQMRRREWPNWSEAEIQRSCKAQEDCDTNLLRNGNVIPSTPWPELLASFTASGVPTLIITGTVRTGITPRHQQIARTAGAAIEVFDGASHFIRRDMEDRFMDTATSFFTKSLEGKGKQRAKPVAMAVMAPPELFSKLFSNAAMSTLDRLVDLRGPVFKDFSTPGAQAALADVEVLITGWGCPKIDGDVLSAAPKLRAIIHAGGVIAGNIGPIPAGRKIVGSNAG, encoded by the coding sequence ATGCTGTCATACCGGTTGGCACTGCCCGAGTCACCGGCCACCGCCGTCGTCATCGCCATCCACGGCCTGATGGAATCTGCAGAGTGCCTCGAAGCTGCCCGTCCGCACTGGATTTCCCAGCAATGGGCAGCCCTGACAATGGATCTTCGCGGGCACGGCAGTTCGCCCCGCTGGTCAGAACAGGAGCTTCGGGAACACCCAGGGGATGTCATGGTCAGGGATGTCCTGGACCTCCTTGAGTTGGAGGAACTGCAGGACGTGGCACAGCTCCCGGCTCTTTATTATGGGCACTCAGCCGGCGGTGGCGTTGCAGCCGCGGTTGCCGCCAGCGCGTTGAAAAGGACACCTGCCGGATTTCGCCCGGCGGGTGTCCTCCTCGAGGATCCATTCTGGCGGCTACCAGTGACGAGGCTGCAGGACCGTGATGTTGCAGAAGCCGCCTACGCTCACCTCGTTGACGTTCAATCCCGCACGCCGGAAGAACGTGTGCAGATGAGGAGACGCGAGTGGCCCAACTGGAGCGAGGCCGAGATTCAGCGCAGTTGCAAGGCGCAGGAGGATTGCGACACAAACCTGTTGCGCAACGGCAACGTCATTCCGAGCACGCCGTGGCCGGAGTTGCTCGCATCATTCACGGCATCCGGCGTCCCTACGCTGATTATCACTGGCACCGTCAGAACCGGGATCACGCCGCGGCACCAGCAGATCGCCCGAACCGCAGGCGCCGCGATTGAGGTATTCGACGGCGCGTCCCACTTCATCCGGCGCGATATGGAAGACAGATTCATGGACACCGCAACCAGCTTTTTCACGAAATCCCTGGAGGGGAAGGGCAAGCAACGGGCAAAGCCCGTCGCCATGGCAGTCATGGCACCGCCTGAACTCTTCTCCAAGCTCTTCTCGAATGCCGCGATGAGCACGTTGGACCGGTTGGTGGACCTTCGTGGACCGGTCTTCAAAGACTTCTCGACGCCGGGCGCCCAGGCAGCACTTGCCGACGTCGAAGTCCTTATTACCGGCTGGGGATGCCCGAAAATCGATGGGGACGTCCTTTCCGCAGCCCCCAAGCTGCGTGCCATCATCCATGCCGGTGGGGTCATCGCGGGAAACATAGGGCCGATTCCCGCAGGCAGGAAAATTGTGGGTTCCAATGCTGGTTAG
- a CDS encoding putative Ig domain-containing protein — MKHPQTVRRWARVLALGAAVALIAPAGGIPVFGGVAPAVADSGQEVTITESVDASGFVHPGIGVSADSLRNARSMVKAGTEPWKSYYAAMAETSFAARDFRSSNSSSIIDQPGTTAFNSQGVQSKLIRDAFGAYTQATLYVITGDPVYRENGMRIIRTWTNMDPAKYAYYPDAHIHSGVPLYRLVAAAEIFRSTSVPDGYTAYDLGWHDQDTSRLSTNLIVPMTETFLHTNWRYLNQHTYPLVGSIAGYIFTGNRDRYSEAVEWYTVNASTSRPEQNGSIAAQFPLISANDPLNPYGYSFVQHQEMGRDQAHAGDGINATGAIARFLTIQGTKVDPTAGTVSTAPNAVSPYKFLGNRLLMAANAFTGYMLGYDTPWIDTTGGPGRISEAYRGRIYNPIDELYNVYKYQLGVDVEREAPYVAELHAKADGPKFFWGVGAYNSWESNPDYSPEFWLSLPPSVAGQARPVATDAKVQMETRSSATDGKKLKVLNEDGRTYVQVNATGKGRTIAVRTLMYVSQSGYSPVGVQFRTNGPATLAIGKDQANRLSVPLPDTRGQWRYVTYDVDAEKLTGMSLGGENLAYFTVMSGAEDTQVDFDYVNLEAKTQLTIPQFPKDTTTPLIGLAGAELSRSLAATDAGGEALQYSAVGLPAGAGLDPATGQLTWAAPTTAVGEHTFQVTADDGISVATRPAKVIIAANRQAAVDTALTGFDPTAVYETPSFAAFEKVRAEVRSAIDTADDGGFLDQLVRLQDAVKALKLLTPRLASDGSIDYRGLVTTDPATVQPRNLLDGSFDTTTGDLRAPFTVDFGQGFQVSAKSFGIQARYNFANRSQGANVYGSRDGRTWTLLTERETTDTTASGFAMETIPVRADVAGQTFRYFKVQVDHPGVATDPAYPGISSFSEFHIQGERHEMAMAVSSLSISTSNPDKSLATNGDTVTFNAVANEPLSELKVVVEGQAAIATSADGINWKATAQLPNDVGYGRDVQFTVDYQTASGKTGTTITATTDNSRLALWNTAIQRVPVVQGWVNASTRAWPGTGTTQENAWKMFDHNTTTYTDTTTANGWVTVKPTDATRITADIVRVYPRAGFVTRGNGTVVQGSNDGGATWQTFLTITGMSAADWYAFSLPQRVDYAQVRVLDEHGGNTNLAEVEFLHHE, encoded by the coding sequence ATGAAGCATCCTCAAACTGTAAGGCGGTGGGCCCGCGTGCTTGCGCTTGGCGCCGCCGTCGCCCTCATTGCACCGGCCGGAGGCATCCCCGTCTTTGGTGGCGTGGCCCCGGCCGTTGCGGATTCCGGGCAGGAGGTGACCATTACCGAAAGCGTGGACGCGAGTGGCTTCGTCCACCCTGGAATTGGCGTGAGCGCCGATAGCCTGCGCAACGCCCGCTCCATGGTTAAGGCGGGCACGGAACCGTGGAAGAGCTACTACGCTGCGATGGCAGAGACGTCATTTGCAGCGCGGGACTTCCGCTCCTCAAATTCCAGCAGCATCATTGACCAGCCGGGCACCACGGCCTTCAACTCCCAAGGGGTACAGAGCAAACTCATCCGGGACGCGTTCGGCGCCTACACACAGGCCACCCTCTACGTCATCACAGGTGATCCCGTGTACAGGGAGAACGGCATGCGGATTATCCGCACGTGGACCAATATGGACCCCGCCAAGTACGCCTACTATCCGGATGCGCACATCCACTCCGGCGTTCCGCTGTACAGGCTTGTCGCGGCAGCCGAAATTTTCCGATCCACCAGTGTTCCGGACGGCTACACGGCCTACGACCTGGGCTGGCATGACCAGGACACGAGCAGGCTCAGCACCAATCTCATCGTGCCGATGACGGAAACTTTCCTGCACACGAACTGGCGCTACCTGAATCAACACACCTATCCCTTGGTCGGTTCCATCGCTGGATACATCTTCACTGGGAACCGTGACCGCTATTCCGAGGCTGTCGAGTGGTACACGGTCAACGCTTCCACGTCCCGTCCGGAGCAGAACGGCTCCATCGCAGCCCAGTTCCCCCTCATATCAGCCAATGATCCCCTGAATCCCTATGGCTATTCCTTCGTCCAGCACCAGGAGATGGGCCGGGACCAGGCCCACGCCGGAGACGGCATCAACGCCACGGGGGCAATCGCGCGGTTCCTGACAATCCAGGGGACCAAAGTGGATCCGACTGCCGGCACAGTGTCCACGGCTCCGAACGCAGTCTCGCCCTACAAATTCCTTGGTAACCGTCTGCTCATGGCCGCGAACGCTTTCACTGGTTATATGCTCGGCTACGACACTCCATGGATCGATACCACCGGCGGACCGGGCCGAATCTCTGAGGCATATCGCGGCCGCATCTATAACCCCATTGATGAGCTCTACAACGTCTACAAGTACCAGCTTGGCGTGGATGTTGAACGTGAGGCGCCCTATGTCGCCGAGCTGCACGCCAAGGCGGACGGGCCAAAGTTCTTCTGGGGCGTCGGCGCCTACAACTCCTGGGAAAGTAACCCCGATTACAGCCCGGAGTTCTGGCTGTCCCTGCCGCCCTCAGTTGCCGGCCAGGCCCGGCCCGTCGCCACAGATGCCAAAGTACAGATGGAGACGCGAAGCTCGGCAACGGATGGTAAGAAGCTCAAGGTCCTGAACGAAGACGGACGAACGTATGTTCAGGTCAATGCGACCGGCAAGGGCCGCACGATCGCAGTGCGAACCCTCATGTATGTGAGCCAAAGCGGATATAGCCCCGTTGGCGTCCAGTTCCGCACCAACGGCCCCGCAACCCTGGCCATCGGTAAGGACCAGGCAAACCGGCTCTCCGTCCCCCTTCCCGATACCCGCGGTCAGTGGCGCTACGTTACCTATGACGTTGACGCTGAGAAACTGACCGGCATGAGCCTTGGTGGCGAGAACCTGGCGTACTTCACCGTCATGAGCGGAGCTGAGGATACACAAGTCGACTTTGACTACGTGAACCTCGAAGCCAAGACGCAACTGACCATTCCGCAGTTCCCCAAGGACACCACCACTCCCCTCATCGGGTTGGCAGGAGCAGAACTCTCACGCTCGCTCGCTGCAACCGATGCCGGCGGGGAGGCGCTCCAATACTCCGCTGTCGGTCTGCCGGCCGGTGCCGGGCTGGATCCCGCCACAGGCCAACTCACATGGGCCGCACCAACCACAGCAGTTGGCGAACACACGTTCCAGGTCACTGCAGATGACGGTATCTCCGTGGCGACGCGTCCGGCAAAAGTGATCATTGCAGCGAACCGGCAGGCCGCCGTCGACACCGCATTGACGGGTTTCGATCCCACTGCCGTTTATGAAACGCCGTCGTTTGCAGCCTTTGAAAAGGTTCGGGCCGAGGTCCGTTCAGCCATTGATACGGCCGACGACGGAGGCTTCCTCGATCAGCTCGTTCGTCTCCAGGATGCTGTCAAGGCGCTCAAACTCTTGACACCCCGTCTGGCGAGCGACGGGTCCATCGACTACCGCGGACTCGTCACCACCGACCCGGCAACCGTTCAGCCCAGGAATCTCCTGGACGGAAGCTTCGACACCACCACTGGAGACCTGCGCGCGCCGTTCACCGTCGACTTCGGACAAGGCTTCCAGGTTTCAGCGAAATCGTTCGGCATTCAAGCCCGGTACAACTTCGCCAATCGTTCCCAAGGGGCAAATGTCTACGGTTCCCGCGACGGACGAACTTGGACTCTGTTGACCGAACGTGAAACCACCGACACAACGGCCAGTGGCTTCGCGATGGAGACCATCCCCGTGCGGGCAGATGTCGCGGGGCAGACGTTCCGCTATTTCAAAGTCCAGGTGGATCACCCCGGCGTGGCTACTGATCCCGCATACCCCGGCATCTCTTCCTTCAGCGAGTTCCATATCCAAGGGGAACGGCACGAGATGGCAATGGCTGTTTCCTCCCTGTCCATCTCCACCTCCAACCCGGACAAGAGTCTGGCGACCAACGGTGACACGGTGACGTTCAACGCCGTCGCAAATGAGCCGCTGTCCGAACTGAAGGTCGTCGTCGAGGGACAAGCTGCGATCGCCACATCTGCCGACGGGATCAACTGGAAGGCCACCGCGCAACTGCCCAACGACGTCGGATACGGCCGTGACGTACAGTTCACCGTGGACTATCAGACTGCCTCCGGTAAGACCGGGACGACAATCACCGCCACCACCGATAACAGCCGGCTTGCCCTGTGGAACACCGCGATACAACGGGTACCGGTGGTTCAAGGCTGGGTGAACGCCTCCACCCGGGCATGGCCCGGAACAGGCACCACGCAAGAGAACGCCTGGAAGATGTTCGACCACAACACCACCACGTACACGGACACCACGACGGCGAATGGCTGGGTGACGGTAAAGCCGACCGATGCGACGCGCATTACCGCCGACATCGTCCGCGTGTACCCGCGAGCCGGCTTTGTGACCCGCGGAAATGGAACTGTTGTCCAGGGATCCAACGATGGCGGCGCCACGTGGCAGACATTCCTGACGATCACTGGCATGTCTGCGGCCGACTGGTACGCCTTCAGCCTTCCCCAACGGGTTGACTACGCCCAGGTCAGGGTGCTCGACGAACACGGCGGCAACACCAACCTGGCAGAAGTGGAGTTCCTTCACCACGAGTAG
- a CDS encoding DUF3502 domain-containing protein — protein sequence MIPNSSVSRRGFLGLAGGLGAAAALAGCGTSGSSSTGGAVTGTSVAVLPSTAPATWNAVLAKVNSKLKSDLGFDLDAQFINWSNYQQQSLLKFTAGEKFDSALQALWLNMAQLQQSGSLADLTNEVAKYKNLSATLPKKLLESNSWDGKLWGIPQVNSAARVQHFVIRQDIADSVGFSTIADFDQLEQFFYAVKQKNDGTVAYGAASNSGYLHALPVPTGMFNASSWETPDTIARAFSGKGMFFLLAKDAAKTGSSTPKAFWDDEGIVDTLHRIRKYYNDGIINADALNTDAATLKSQWIAGKYAAGWAMTDGTASNSLSTLQKAVPKAALANIMPLTGGLSAKPNQTFQADNLVVVNSKGGNLDRTMQLQDWLSIKENHDLITYGIEGTDWEPADGNKFKPLNDYAFPGYALSWRSSLERKSMSISPTEEKIFDWAQNFDNFTLDPFASFIPDTTPVKQQVAAMSNVITQFANPLFYGVVDVEDQLDKLKKAADGAGVAKLQEEMEKQANAHLKKQA from the coding sequence ATGATCCCCAACTCATCAGTTTCCCGGCGCGGTTTCCTTGGTCTGGCCGGTGGACTTGGAGCAGCGGCAGCGCTTGCCGGCTGCGGTACATCAGGATCGTCCTCCACGGGCGGCGCCGTCACGGGCACGTCGGTGGCAGTCCTGCCCAGCACTGCTCCAGCCACCTGGAATGCTGTTCTGGCCAAGGTAAACAGCAAGCTCAAAAGTGATCTCGGCTTCGATTTGGACGCGCAGTTCATTAACTGGTCCAACTACCAGCAGCAGTCCCTGCTCAAGTTCACGGCCGGAGAGAAATTCGATTCAGCCCTGCAGGCGCTTTGGCTGAACATGGCGCAACTACAGCAGAGCGGGTCCCTGGCAGATCTCACCAATGAGGTGGCCAAATACAAGAACCTCAGTGCAACACTGCCCAAGAAACTGTTGGAGTCCAACAGCTGGGACGGGAAGCTCTGGGGGATCCCGCAGGTCAACAGTGCGGCACGCGTCCAGCACTTCGTCATTCGCCAGGACATTGCCGACTCCGTTGGCTTCTCCACGATTGCAGACTTTGACCAGCTCGAGCAGTTCTTCTACGCCGTGAAGCAGAAAAACGATGGCACCGTTGCTTATGGAGCGGCTTCCAACAGTGGTTACCTTCACGCGCTCCCCGTTCCCACGGGAATGTTCAATGCCTCCTCATGGGAGACCCCGGACACGATTGCCCGCGCCTTCAGCGGAAAGGGTATGTTCTTCCTGCTCGCCAAGGATGCCGCCAAAACGGGGTCCTCAACGCCCAAGGCCTTTTGGGACGACGAAGGCATCGTGGATACCCTTCACCGGATCCGCAAGTATTACAACGACGGAATCATCAACGCCGATGCGCTGAACACCGATGCAGCAACCCTGAAGAGCCAATGGATCGCCGGTAAGTACGCAGCTGGATGGGCCATGACCGATGGCACCGCGAGCAACTCACTCAGCACCCTGCAAAAGGCCGTCCCCAAGGCAGCGTTGGCCAATATCATGCCCCTCACAGGTGGCTTGTCTGCAAAACCGAACCAAACATTCCAGGCCGACAATCTCGTTGTGGTCAATTCCAAGGGCGGCAATCTGGACCGGACCATGCAGCTTCAGGACTGGCTCTCCATCAAGGAAAACCACGACCTCATCACGTATGGGATTGAAGGCACTGACTGGGAACCTGCAGACGGGAACAAATTCAAGCCCCTGAACGACTACGCGTTTCCGGGTTACGCGCTGTCCTGGCGGTCAAGCCTGGAGCGGAAATCTATGTCCATCAGTCCCACGGAAGAGAAGATCTTCGACTGGGCACAGAACTTCGACAACTTCACTCTTGACCCCTTTGCTTCCTTCATCCCGGACACCACACCCGTGAAACAGCAGGTGGCGGCGATGTCCAACGTCATCACGCAGTTCGCCAACCCGCTCTTCTACGGTGTGGTGGATGTAGAGGATCAATTGGACAAGCTGAAAAAAGCCGCCGACGGTGCCGGGGTCGCGAAATTGCAGGAAGAGATGGAAAAGCAAGCCAACGCCCATCTCAAAAAGCAAGCCTGA
- a CDS encoding family 43 glycosylhydrolase, whose translation MTVNSNPVLPGFSPDPSLIRVGEWFYLANSSFEWYPIVPIHRSRDLKTWEFAGSFSGPDAVLELRGLGDSAGVWAPSLSWSDGLFWLVFTVVRSFGGPHKDMDTYVTRAVDVAGEWSKPTRVTTTGFDPSIFHHEGRHWLLNMEWDHRPTGRGGFAGINLQELNATGTATIGEPRIIHRRAELIEGPNLYFFKDRFYLMLAEGGTGQNHGIAMMRSGSLFGPYEPDPHGPVLTSRDHPTHMLQKAGHGEIAVAEDGTLFLAHLASRWAEKDGKQYSILGRETCIQRMRFTDDGWLRLEQDGWHPSLTAEGPKPTLDGAAPVSTSVPAARAADTSTVGGFATEAVTNDGHLTLGWPWSSLRHPVSSQWASLSERPGWLRLTGRYSTDSVLEQSLVARRLTSGSVRAGVTVEAQPTNFTQSAGLIFYYNTSSYFYLRTTVREAGGELLDGDAPTEQILEVFEKDPHKGLHSFGSVVVESSFPLRLEATLDGGRLQFFWSQVGKPLQPIGPELNALQLSDDHGDTLRFTGALVGVAAQDLRDQRFTADFTDFQFQPLAGQ comes from the coding sequence GTGACCGTCAACAGCAACCCTGTCCTGCCGGGGTTCTCGCCAGATCCGTCCCTTATCCGTGTGGGTGAGTGGTTCTACCTGGCCAACAGCTCCTTCGAGTGGTACCCAATTGTCCCGATCCACCGCTCCCGGGACCTGAAAACCTGGGAGTTTGCCGGCTCGTTCAGCGGCCCGGACGCGGTTCTGGAACTCAGGGGACTCGGGGACTCTGCAGGCGTCTGGGCACCGTCGTTGAGTTGGTCTGATGGCCTTTTTTGGCTGGTCTTTACCGTGGTCCGGAGTTTCGGCGGACCACACAAAGACATGGACACCTACGTTACGAGAGCGGTGGATGTGGCAGGGGAATGGTCAAAACCAACCCGTGTGACCACCACGGGTTTTGATCCATCCATCTTTCATCACGAGGGCCGCCACTGGCTATTGAACATGGAATGGGACCACAGGCCAACCGGGCGCGGAGGATTTGCCGGCATCAACCTCCAGGAGCTGAACGCAACCGGGACAGCGACCATTGGCGAACCCCGCATCATTCATCGTCGTGCCGAACTCATCGAAGGTCCCAATCTCTACTTCTTCAAGGACCGCTTCTACCTCATGCTCGCCGAGGGCGGAACGGGTCAGAACCATGGCATCGCCATGATGCGTTCCGGTTCTCTTTTCGGCCCTTATGAACCGGATCCGCACGGTCCGGTGCTGACCTCCCGCGACCATCCCACCCACATGCTGCAAAAGGCCGGGCACGGTGAAATCGCCGTCGCTGAGGATGGGACCCTTTTCCTGGCACATTTGGCTAGCCGGTGGGCTGAAAAGGACGGCAAGCAATATTCCATCCTTGGACGCGAGACGTGCATTCAGCGAATGCGGTTTACTGACGACGGCTGGTTGCGCCTGGAGCAGGATGGCTGGCATCCGTCCCTGACGGCTGAAGGTCCAAAACCAACGCTCGACGGCGCCGCTCCGGTTTCGACGTCGGTGCCGGCCGCTCGGGCTGCTGATACCAGCACCGTTGGCGGGTTCGCCACAGAAGCGGTGACCAATGATGGCCACCTGACTCTGGGTTGGCCCTGGAGTTCCCTGAGGCATCCCGTCTCATCACAGTGGGCCAGCCTTTCGGAACGGCCTGGATGGCTTCGCCTCACGGGACGATACAGCACGGACTCGGTCCTGGAGCAGTCACTGGTGGCGCGCCGCTTGACCAGCGGCAGCGTGAGGGCGGGGGTGACAGTTGAAGCGCAACCAACCAATTTCACTCAAAGCGCCGGACTCATTTTCTACTACAACACCTCAAGTTACTTCTACCTCAGGACCACCGTAAGGGAAGCCGGCGGAGAACTGCTTGATGGCGACGCACCAACTGAGCAGATTCTCGAAGTGTTCGAGAAAGACCCCCATAAGGGCCTGCATTCCTTCGGGTCCGTTGTGGTGGAATCAAGCTTCCCCCTCCGTTTGGAAGCGACTCTTGACGGCGGACGCCTGCAATTCTTCTGGTCCCAGGTGGGGAAACCGCTGCAACCAATTGGGCCCGAACTCAATGCCCTTCAATTGTCCGATGATCATGGGGACACATTGCGGTTCACTGGGGCCCTCGTCGGCGTGGCCGCACAGGACCTGCGCGACCAGCGCTTTACTGCCGACTTCACGGACTTTCAGTTCCAGCCACTGGCAGGGCAGTGA
- a CDS encoding carbohydrate ABC transporter permease, whose protein sequence is MSTSTSPAVTADDNPSEASVSAPKGSFSRAAKLTKVSHGKGPKKTRLEPFTAISYVGVTVFGLFALIPLWMIVAGSLTEESALARSGYSFFPEPFSLDAYVAIFSGTALFQGYAATLFITVVGTALSLCATASLSWVIARRMPRISRPLTVFAYLPMLFSGGLVPLYLLVTQVLQLQNSWFAVILPHMMAPFLVFVAVSFFRQLPEEILDSAKVDGAGELRVFFEIVLPLSKPILAVIGLFYAVSYWNEWFTAMLFISDPEKYPLQLMLQNLIANVTNAAMLPGSGSVAPIYQLRLALTVVTIGPILLAYPFAQRYFVKGLTLGATKG, encoded by the coding sequence GTGAGCACCTCCACATCACCGGCCGTGACAGCAGATGACAATCCTTCAGAGGCCAGCGTAAGCGCACCCAAAGGGTCGTTCTCCCGGGCAGCAAAACTGACCAAGGTTTCGCATGGCAAAGGACCCAAAAAGACCAGGCTTGAGCCCTTCACGGCAATCAGTTATGTGGGTGTTACAGTCTTTGGCCTCTTTGCCCTGATTCCGTTGTGGATGATCGTGGCAGGCTCTTTGACGGAAGAGTCCGCTCTTGCCCGCAGCGGCTACAGCTTCTTTCCCGAACCATTCTCGTTGGATGCGTACGTTGCCATTTTCAGCGGTACGGCCCTCTTCCAAGGCTATGCGGCCACGTTGTTCATCACTGTGGTTGGCACCGCGCTGTCGCTGTGCGCCACGGCGTCGTTGTCCTGGGTCATTGCGCGCCGGATGCCCCGGATCAGCAGGCCGCTGACTGTCTTCGCCTACCTTCCCATGCTCTTCTCGGGTGGTCTGGTGCCCCTGTATCTGCTGGTAACGCAGGTGCTGCAGCTCCAGAACAGCTGGTTCGCCGTCATTCTCCCGCACATGATGGCCCCCTTCCTTGTCTTCGTAGCCGTCAGCTTCTTTCGCCAGCTCCCCGAAGAAATCCTTGATTCCGCAAAGGTAGATGGCGCGGGCGAACTGAGGGTCTTTTTTGAGATCGTACTTCCGCTGTCCAAACCCATCCTGGCCGTCATTGGCCTGTTCTATGCCGTGTCCTACTGGAATGAATGGTTCACAGCCATGCTCTTCATCTCCGATCCCGAGAAGTACCCCTTGCAGCTGATGCTGCAGAACCTCATCGCCAACGTCACCAACGCCGCGATGCTGCCCGGATCCGGCTCAGTGGCCCCTATCTACCAGCTCCGCCTGGCCCTGACCGTCGTAACCATCGGCCCCATCCTCCTGGCGTATCCGTTCGCGCAGCGTTACTTCGTCAAAGGCCTCACGCTTGGCGCCACCAAAGGCTAG
- a CDS encoding ABC transporter permease subunit gives MQQRMTAHNENTADYAVSVPKARAKLSRKHRSRGSGVLLLLAAPGIAWFLIFAYAPMAGLIVAFKNFDVSKGIFNSPWSGLDNFKYFIESGDAPAIVLNTLVLNVLFLAATLGAGLALAIMLNELRARLFKKFMQSAIFFPYFVSPIVISIILQVILAGAGGHGGAVNDALGLFNLPQISWYTEPGPWPWILTIVKVWQLGGYMSVIFLAAITSIPEDVYEAAMLDGATRARMALSITLPLLKPTAAILIVLGVGRIFYGDFGTIFAIIGDNGTLFSTTDVIDTYVFRSLRTIGDFGTTAAIGLFQSVVGFILVTAAVLIQRRYSKESSIL, from the coding sequence ATGCAACAGCGCATGACCGCCCACAACGAGAACACCGCGGATTATGCGGTCTCTGTTCCTAAAGCACGCGCCAAGCTTTCACGAAAACACCGCAGCCGCGGTTCCGGCGTCCTGCTGCTTCTGGCAGCGCCGGGAATCGCCTGGTTCCTGATTTTTGCCTATGCTCCCATGGCTGGACTGATCGTTGCCTTCAAGAATTTCGATGTCAGCAAAGGGATTTTCAACAGTCCGTGGAGCGGACTGGATAATTTCAAGTACTTCATCGAAAGCGGTGATGCTCCCGCCATTGTGCTGAACACTCTTGTCCTCAATGTTCTCTTCCTCGCGGCAACCTTGGGAGCTGGCCTCGCCCTGGCCATCATGCTCAATGAACTGCGCGCCCGGTTGTTCAAGAAGTTCATGCAGTCCGCGATCTTTTTTCCTTACTTCGTGTCCCCGATAGTGATCAGCATCATCCTTCAGGTCATACTTGCCGGCGCAGGCGGCCACGGGGGAGCAGTCAATGACGCGCTGGGATTGTTCAACCTTCCTCAGATCAGTTGGTACACAGAACCAGGTCCCTGGCCTTGGATCCTTACCATCGTGAAAGTCTGGCAGCTGGGTGGCTACATGTCGGTCATTTTCCTGGCAGCGATTACCTCTATCCCCGAGGATGTCTACGAAGCAGCAATGCTCGACGGCGCAACCCGGGCACGGATGGCATTGTCCATCACCCTGCCCCTCTTGAAACCGACGGCCGCCATCCTGATCGTGCTTGGCGTGGGAAGGATCTTCTACGGAGACTTCGGCACCATCTTTGCCATCATCGGCGACAACGGCACACTGTTCTCCACCACTGACGTGATCGACACCTACGTTTTCCGTTCCCTCAGGACCATCGGTGACTTCGGTACCACAGCCGCGATTGGCCTCTTCCAGTCCGTGGTCGGATTCATCCTCGTTACAGCGGCAGTGCTCATCCAACGCCGCTACTCGAAAGAAAGCAGCATCCTGTGA
- a CDS encoding hydroxyacid dehydrogenase, with translation MILLANKQAFESARMYAERRSPIDREQEFPRAGNYQKTVGLVGASRIGRQVAKLLWPFDLDVVIHDPYLDEAEAAALGVTLLPLQELMTRSDIVSLHVPVTSETTAMIGASELASMKDGATLINTARGEVLDQAALEKELASGRINAILDVAVPDVLPPDHPFYELPNVMLTPHIAGSMGTELLRMGDHVVAEMERYVKGEPFAYPEELS, from the coding sequence ATGATCCTGCTCGCCAACAAACAAGCCTTCGAAAGCGCCCGCATGTACGCGGAGCGCCGTTCGCCGATAGACCGTGAACAGGAATTTCCCCGGGCGGGAAACTACCAGAAAACCGTGGGCCTGGTGGGAGCTTCCCGCATCGGCCGCCAGGTTGCCAAGCTGCTGTGGCCGTTCGATCTCGACGTAGTGATTCATGACCCCTATCTGGACGAGGCAGAAGCAGCCGCCCTGGGGGTGACGCTGCTTCCACTGCAGGAGCTGATGACCCGGAGCGACATTGTGTCCCTCCACGTCCCCGTCACGTCGGAAACCACAGCCATGATCGGGGCGTCCGAACTGGCGTCAATGAAGGATGGCGCCACGCTCATTAATACGGCGAGAGGCGAGGTCCTGGACCAGGCAGCCCTCGAAAAAGAGCTGGCCAGCGGACGGATCAACGCGATCCTCGATGTGGCAGTGCCGGACGTGCTGCCCCCGGACCATCCTTTTTACGAGCTGCCCAACGTCATGCTCACACCCCACATCGCTGGTTCCATGGGCACCGAACTGCTCCGCATGGGGGACCACGTGGTGGCCGAAATGGAACGGTACGTCAAGGGAGAGCCGTTCGCCTACCCGGAAGAGCTTTCCTAG